One Deltaproteobacteria bacterium genomic window, GATCCGGCGGTTCCGCATGGAAGGGCCGTCGCTCAACGGATAAAAGGTACTCCGGGGATAACAGGCTTATCGCGCCCAAGAGTTCACATCGACGGCGCGGTTTGGCACCTCGATGTCGGCTCATCGCATCCTGGGGCTGGAGCAGGTCCCAAGGGTTTGGCTGTTCGCCAATTAAAGCGGTACGTGAGCTGGGTTTAGAACGTCGTGAGACAGTTCGGTCCCTATCTTTCGTGGGCGCAGGATATTTGAGAGGATCTTTCCCTAGTACGAGAGGACCGGGATGGACGAACCTCTAGTGTTCCAGTTGTCGCGCCAGCGGCATAGCTGGGTAGCTACGTTCGGAATGGATAACCGCTGAAAGCATCTAAGTGGGAAGCCAACCTCAAGATTAGATATCCCTTTTCCGTGGAAACACGGGAACTGAAGACCCCTTGTAGACGACAAGGTTGATAGGCCAGGTGTGTAAGTACGGTAACGTATTGAGCTAACTGGTACTAATCGGTCGTGCGGCTTGGCCATAAAAATTTTCTATTTATACCCTTTGGTTGTTTACTCTATATTTCAGTTTTTACAGTTTTCGGTGATTATAGCGAAGAGGACACACCCGTTCCCATCCCGAACACGGCAGTTAAGCTCTTCAGCGCCGATGGTACTGCGTGGGAGACTGCGTGGGAGAGTAGGTCATCGCCGAAATTCAATCAAAAAGCCCCCCGTTCACACGGGGGGCTTTTTTTTGCCCTGCTACAGCCAGTTCTTTCTCTTGAAGCCCCACAGCATCAGACACCCGAGTGCCAGCATGACGATCCAGATCGTCAGGTAGCCCCATTCCCATTCCAGCTCGGGCATGTACTTGAAATTCATTCCATAAATTCCGGCAATAAACGTCAGGGGGATAAAAATCGTGGCGATGATCGTTAAGACTTTCATCACCTCATTCATCCTGTTGCTGACGCTGGAAAGATAAATATCAAGGGTCCCGGAAATCGTGTCCCGGAACGTCTCGATGGTTTCAATGACCTGAATGGCATGGTCGTGAACATCTCTCAGATAAGGCCTCACGCCGTCTCCGATGAGGGGGGACTCGGTCCGCTCCATGCTGCTGATAGCCTCTCGGAGCGGCCACACAAATTTCCTCAGCAGGATCATCTCCCGTTTTTTGTCCTGAATCTCCTTGAGTGTTGACGGGTCAGGGTCATCCAGGACATCCTCCTGAATCCCTTCGATCTCATCTCCCACTGTCTCGAGGACGCCAAAATAGTTGTCCACAATGGCGTCGATCAGTGCATAGGCCAGATAATCGCTACCCGCTTTCCGAAGGCGGCCTTTCCCTTTCTTTATTCTCTGACGTATGGAATCGAATACATCCCCTTCCCGCTCCTGGAAGGAAAGCACAAAGTTGGCCCCCAGGATGAGACTGATCTGTTCCGCATCGATACCGTTCTCCGTGTCGGCACTGCGCAGCATCTTCAGCACAATATATATGTAGTCCCCATGATCTTCAAGCTTGGGACGCTGTCCCGTATGAACGATATCCTCTAACACCAAGGGGTGGATGTCAAAAGACGCCTCGAATTCCTTTATGACATCCACGTCATGAATGCCCGTGACATTGACCCATGTCACCGTTGGGAGGGCCTTAAAGGGAAGGCAGTCTTCCAGGTTAACATCCTCCTTTTCCTCCACATTCGTTTCATCATAGTCGATAAGCGTGATTTCCACCTCTTCGGTACGTCTTTCCCCCACATGAATGAGGGTGCCGGGGGGGAGCCCTGCTTTCCTTGAGCTGCTTTCAAAGTGCCTCATCATGCCTCTTCTCCATTCAAGGCGGCGGTATTCGGGGCCAACGGCCCCTCCCCTTCCGGCCCATTATCAACTGAAATATGGAGCGGAGGTGCCTTCCCATGCTTCGGTTCTCCCATGTAGAGGGTCTGGTGCGGAAAGGGGATTTCGATGCCCCGTTCGTCAAAGACCCGTTTCATACGGCGGTAGAACTCACGCTTGATGCCCCACTGTTTGAGGGGTCGGGTCTTGAAACGGGCGCGTATGATCACGGCCGAGTCTTCGAATCGATCCAGGCCGAAGATCTCCAGCGGCTCCAGGATGCTGGGCCCATATTCAGGATCTCTTTGAAGCTCCTCGCCCAATTCCCTCAGTATTTCCATTACCTCATCCACATCTTCCCGGTAGGCGATGCCGATATCCATGACTGTTCTGGAGAAAATCTTTGAGTAGTTGCTGAGGGAATCGATGGTGCTGTTGGGGATTACATGGACGGTGCCGTAAAGATCCCTCAACTTCACGGTTCGAAGCCCGACAGACTCCACCAGGCCCCCTTGATTGCCCACCGTAGCCCAGTCCCCGACTCGAATGCTTTCTTCAAAAAGGATAAAAAGTCCGTTGATCAGATCCTTGACCAGGGTTTGAGATCCGAAACCCACGGCCAGCCCGACAATCCCGGCCCCTGCCAGAATAGGCGTGGTGTTGACGCCCAGACGATCCAGGACGATAATGCCCCCCACAAACACGACGCCGATATTGATGGCCGTTTGAATGACCGGGATCAACGTTTTCTGCTTTTGGGTGAGTTCCTTTTCCCATCTCCCCCTTTGCTCTCTCAGAAGATAGGCAGAGAGGGCGTTACATATCTGAATAATGGAAACAACCACAGCCAGCGTAAGGACAATGGCCACAGCCCGGAGGAGGATCATGCCCCCGGAATCAGAGCCGACGAAATCAGAGACAGGAACGCCCCATATCTCGCCGATCACTCCGGATCCGACGACCGTCAGAACCACAACCAATCCTTTCTTCACAATCAATACGTACCGGTTGGCCCTTTCTTCCAGAAAAGGGAAACGCTGTTTGACCCTTTCCTTGATCCGGAATAACCGCGCGAACGTGAGGTCCAGGGCTCGAAAGCACAAAAGCATGATCAGAATCGTCACTGCCGTGCCGAAGGTAGCGTGAAAGAGATATTCAAACCCCTTTTCATACTTAAACAGGAGAGATAGAAAAATGGCCCAGGTGTATACCACGGCGAGGATCGGCCAATATTGGATAAACGCCTGTGTCAGCCGGTCTTTCCTTTGTTTTGAAGCCTTTTCAATTGTATCTTGTTCCTCTTTTTTTCTTTTCGATTTGATTCTCATTTCGCGGGCTATCTGAAGGATAAAAACGGTCAACATAATCGGAAACGGAATCAGCAGCAGACCTCGCAGATGTAAAAAATAGTACTGGGCCGTATGGGTCAATAAAAAAGTCCGGGTGACCATAACGTAGAAAAAGGCATAGATCGCAAACCGCCGCACCCATATCCAGAGATAATGGGCGTTTTCATCTGAAACACCGAGGATCCTGAGATGAGGATCGTCCGGGCAGAACAGGACCTGAAAGACGGCGACGGCAACCCGGTAAAAGAAAAGGAGGGTAAAGAAAAGGAGCACCACCGAATGACCCGTGAGAAAAGAAGGCCACAGTTCAAATAATAGATCGAAAGCGATGCACAGGATCAGATAGGGAACCCCTTTCAGGAGGATGTAGACGCAACCCCACCCTATCTTGGACGGGAGTGTCCCCATCTTGCTTATTGCCAATCGAACCCAACCCCTGAGGAGAAGGGTCGACAGCAGGGTAAGCATTGCGGCAATTCCGGCATTTAAGAAGAGGATAAGCAGGCGCGACCGATTTTCCGGCTGCGCGAAAAACGCCTGTATCCTGCGGGCGCCATCGGGCGCCTGTTCCATCATCTCGCCCATGGTCATTGCAGCGTTTCTCACCTCTGTGGCCATCTCTTCAAAATGATCAAAGACCCAGCGGACAATCAAAAGCTGCCTATCTTCCTCCCCGGCGTCACTATCGCCTTTGGCATCTAATGTCTTTTTGGCCTTGATCAGGCCCTTAAGGTCTTTGACAAAGGCCTCTCGCTTTTCCGGGTTTTCGATGACCCCGAGCAAATCTTCCAGTTCATTGAGTGAAGATCCTTTCACAGTCTCCTGAGAAAGTGCCGGGGTGACCAGCAAAACAAAAAAAACAATCAGTACCAGTGGGCAGAAATGGGCTTTATGGTTTATTCGGCGCATCATGACACTCCCACTTTCTGTTGAATCTGGATGGACCCCGCAAACCCACATGGAAGGCGTCATGCAGATCCAACATGCCCATCACTGCAACAACAGGTTCGCCCCCCAATCCACCACACGACACGAATCTCAACCAAAAATAATTCATTTTCTCCTATGTGGAAAATGTGCAACAGATACCCGATTACCCTGGTGCGCCCCCAAGGCGTGACAGGGCCGAAAACATCCTCGCTGCCGCCACCCGCTGCATCCCGTCCAGCTTAAAAACCGGATTATTAGACTTTAGCCCGAGATCTCCAGAACATTATTGTCTGTTCCATAGCAGTTGGGGCAGACGGAATCGTTGGCCGGATCATTCCGCCACTCGCCATCCACCAGGAACCTGTATTCGTATTTTCCGGGAGGTACCATAATGGTCTTTTTCCAGGTCCCATCTGCCCCCAGTTTCATTGGATGGACCTTCTTGTTCCATCGATTGAAGTCCCCCATCAAGTAAACGGACCCGGCATCCGGGGCTTCCAGAGCCAAGGTGACCCTCTTTCGGTGGATGGTGGTCTTTGCCGGTTTCACCATTTTTTTCTTTGCCATGTCAATACCTCCCTTGATACCG contains:
- the corA gene encoding magnesium/cobalt transporter CorA translates to MMRHFESSSRKAGLPPGTLIHVGERRTEEVEITLIDYDETNVEEKEDVNLEDCLPFKALPTVTWVNVTGIHDVDVIKEFEASFDIHPLVLEDIVHTGQRPKLEDHGDYIYIVLKMLRSADTENGIDAEQISLILGANFVLSFQEREGDVFDSIRQRIKKGKGRLRKAGSDYLAYALIDAIVDNYFGVLETVGDEIEGIQEDVLDDPDPSTLKEIQDKKREMILLRKFVWPLREAISSMERTESPLIGDGVRPYLRDVHDHAIQVIETIETFRDTISGTLDIYLSSVSNRMNEVMKVLTIIATIFIPLTFIAGIYGMNFKYMPELEWEWGYLTIWIVMLALGCLMLWGFKRKNWL
- a CDS encoding mechanosensitive ion channel family protein, with amino-acid sequence MMRRINHKAHFCPLVLIVFFVLLVTPALSQETVKGSSLNELEDLLGVIENPEKREAFVKDLKGLIKAKKTLDAKGDSDAGEEDRQLLIVRWVFDHFEEMATEVRNAAMTMGEMMEQAPDGARRIQAFFAQPENRSRLLILFLNAGIAAMLTLLSTLLLRGWVRLAISKMGTLPSKIGWGCVYILLKGVPYLILCIAFDLLFELWPSFLTGHSVVLLFFTLLFFYRVAVAVFQVLFCPDDPHLRILGVSDENAHYLWIWVRRFAIYAFFYVMVTRTFLLTHTAQYYFLHLRGLLLIPFPIMLTVFILQIAREMRIKSKRKKEEQDTIEKASKQRKDRLTQAFIQYWPILAVVYTWAIFLSLLFKYEKGFEYLFHATFGTAVTILIMLLCFRALDLTFARLFRIKERVKQRFPFLEERANRYVLIVKKGLVVVLTVVGSGVIGEIWGVPVSDFVGSDSGGMILLRAVAIVLTLAVVVSIIQICNALSAYLLREQRGRWEKELTQKQKTLIPVIQTAINIGVVFVGGIIVLDRLGVNTTPILAGAGIVGLAVGFGSQTLVKDLINGLFILFEESIRVGDWATVGNQGGLVESVGLRTVKLRDLYGTVHVIPNSTIDSLSNYSKIFSRTVMDIGIAYREDVDEVMEILRELGEELQRDPEYGPSILEPLEIFGLDRFEDSAVIIRARFKTRPLKQWGIKREFYRRMKRVFDERGIEIPFPHQTLYMGEPKHGKAPPLHISVDNGPEGEGPLAPNTAALNGEEA
- a CDS encoding isoamylase early set domain-containing protein, giving the protein MAKKKMVKPAKTTIHRKRVTLALEAPDAGSVYLMGDFNRWNKKVHPMKLGADGTWKKTIMVPPGKYEYRFLVDGEWRNDPANDSVCPNCYGTDNNVLEISG